From the genome of Pseudomonas sp. AB6, one region includes:
- a CDS encoding ABC transporter ATP-binding protein, translating to MSENLIEIRDLSVAFSGHKVVNSVSFDIPAGECLALVGESGSGKSVTAHSILQLLPKAGTLTTGSIRYRGQQLVDARGSTLREIRGNRIAMIFQEPMTSLNPLHTLAKQIGETLLVHRGLSGKAAQKRIVELLELVGIHNPHKRLKAYPHQLSGGQRQRVMIAMALACEPDLLIADEPTTALDVTVQRKILLLLKELQQRLNMSLLLISHDLNLVHSIAQRVCVMRAGEIVEQSNCHLLFKHPQHPYSRLLLDAEPVGEPLPRDSREKVLEVENLHVWFSMGGGIFRQHHEYLKAVDDISLSIERGKTLGIVGESGSGKSTLGQAILRLVESRGSIKFQGQPLDCLSQKEMRPWRKQMQVVFQDPYGSLSPRMSVEQIISEGLEVHSDLTPAQCEIEVIRVLQEVGLDPASRHRYPHEFSGGQRQRIAIARALVLKPALILLDEPTSALDRTVQKQVVALLRQLQEKHGLTYLFISHDLAVVKALAHDLIVVKDGKVVERGASHDVFDSPQHPYTKELLAAAHPGFA from the coding sequence ATGTCCGAAAACCTGATTGAAATTCGCGACCTGTCGGTTGCCTTCAGCGGGCACAAGGTAGTCAACAGCGTGAGCTTTGACATACCGGCTGGCGAATGCTTGGCGTTAGTCGGCGAATCCGGCTCCGGCAAATCGGTGACCGCGCATTCGATCCTGCAACTGCTGCCCAAGGCAGGCACGCTGACCACCGGCAGTATTCGTTACCGAGGCCAGCAATTGGTCGACGCCCGAGGCTCGACACTGCGCGAGATTCGCGGCAACCGTATCGCGATGATCTTTCAGGAACCGATGACCTCGCTCAACCCGTTGCACACCTTGGCCAAACAAATCGGCGAGACCTTGCTGGTGCATCGCGGCTTAAGTGGCAAAGCCGCGCAAAAGCGGATTGTCGAATTGCTGGAACTGGTGGGCATTCATAACCCGCACAAGCGTCTCAAGGCATATCCGCATCAACTGTCTGGTGGTCAGCGGCAACGGGTGATGATCGCTATGGCCTTGGCCTGCGAACCCGACTTGTTGATCGCCGACGAACCCACCACAGCGCTTGACGTCACCGTACAACGCAAGATTCTGCTGCTGCTCAAAGAGCTGCAACAACGCTTGAATATGTCGCTGTTGTTGATCAGTCATGACCTGAATCTGGTGCACAGCATCGCTCAACGAGTGTGCGTGATGCGCGCCGGTGAAATCGTCGAGCAGTCCAATTGTCACCTGCTATTCAAGCACCCCCAGCACCCCTACAGCCGCTTGCTGCTGGACGCTGAACCTGTGGGAGAACCGCTGCCCCGTGACAGCCGCGAAAAGGTGTTGGAAGTTGAAAACCTGCACGTGTGGTTTTCCATGGGCGGCGGAATTTTTCGTCAGCATCACGAATACCTCAAGGCCGTGGACGACATCAGCCTAAGCATCGAGCGTGGCAAGACGTTAGGCATCGTCGGTGAGTCGGGTTCAGGCAAGTCAACCTTGGGTCAGGCGATCCTGCGCTTGGTAGAGTCTCGCGGCAGCATTAAATTTCAAGGCCAGCCACTGGATTGCTTGAGTCAGAAAGAAATGCGGCCGTGGCGTAAACAAATGCAAGTGGTTTTTCAAGACCCTTATGGCAGCCTCAGCCCGCGAATGTCAGTGGAGCAAATCATCAGCGAGGGCTTGGAGGTCCACAGTGATCTCACACCCGCACAGTGTGAAATCGAAGTGATTCGCGTGCTGCAAGAGGTTGGCCTAGACCCGGCCAGTCGGCATCGTTACCCCCATGAATTTTCCGGAGGACAGCGCCAACGTATCGCCATTGCCCGAGCGCTGGTGCTTAAGCCAGCGCTAATACTGCTCGATGAACCGACCTCGGCGCTAGACCGTACCGTGCAAAAGCAAGTGGTTGCCCTCCTCCGCCAGCTTCAGGAAAAACACGGTCTGACCTATCTGTTTATCAGCCATGACCTGGCCGTGGTCAAGGCATTGGCCC